GACTCTATGTTGGACACCCCCGGTTCATGGAAGTCATTGAGCTGAAAGCATTCGACCTGCGTTTTCGCTGGCGGGGGTGCATTCCTCAAGGACCTGAAGTGGTCATTGCAGCCATAGACCAGAAAAGCATTGATGAGCTGGGAAGATGGCCCTGGCCGCGCAGCAGAATGAAGCGCCTGGTCGATGAGCTGAAAGCTGCCGGAGCCAGGGTTGTGGCATTTGATATCACCTTTCCCTCCCCGGAGCTGGACCCGGAATCCTCTGAAGAGCATGCCCTTGAGCTGGTCAAAAATCTCAACAGCTCCGCTCTTTCGATTGACCGCCAGCAAATCAGGAAGGCATTAAGCCGCCTTGACCCGGACCGGGATTTCAGCCTGGCCATTCGGAAAGCGGGCAATGTTATTCTGGGCATGTTTTTCTTCCTCTCTCCGCAGGAGGTACCGACCGGCAAGAGGCTGCGGCCTGCTCCGCCTTATCTTGTCTCGCAGCGCTATCCCCTGGTTCAGCAGTTGGGTCCCGTGGCTTCGGACAGCCCCATCATCCCTCAAGGGTATGGCTATGAAGCCAGTCTGGACATGCTGGGGGCTTGCGCGCTGGCCAGCGGAGCTTTTAATATGTACCCGGATTTTGACGGTACGATCCGCTGGGCTCCTCTGATTATTGCCTATCAGGGGAATTACTACCCTTCCCTGGATATGCAGGTTATCAGGCATTACTGGGGTTTGAACGGGGATTCCATACTGATCCAGATGGGTGAGCACGGAGTGGAAAGCCTGCTCCTCGAAGGCATGCCTGTTCCGGTCGATGCCAGAGGTCACCTGCTCATCAATTACCGAGGGCCGCACGACACCTATGCCCACTACAGCATCTGCGATATCCTCTCCCGCCGGATTCCGGCTGAAAAACTCCGGGACAGGATTGTTCTGGTAGGAGCTACAGCAACCGGCATCTATGATATGCGCTATACCCCGTATAACATCATGGCCGGGGTGGAAATCCACGCCAATATCCTGGATAGCCTGCTCCATCTTGACTTTCTTTCACTTCCGGGGCATTATATTCTCGTAGATTTATGCCTGTTGCTGGCTGTCGGCCTGCTGCTCGGTTTCCTGCTCCCCCTTACCCGGCCCCTCGTGGGATTAAGTCTGACTGCGGCTCTTCTTGCCGGCTATACCGGGTTCAATCACTACCTGTTCTCTTCGCGGGGGATGTGGATCAATCTGGTCTATCCGGCTGCGGAAATAATGGTCATTTTTACCATGATTACCCTTTACCGATATGCCACCGAGGAGAAGGAGAAGAAAAGGATCAAAAACTCCTTTGAGCGCTACCTCGCTCCCGACCTGGTTCAGGAGCTTATCCAGAATCCGCAGATGCTGAGCCTTGGAGGAGAAAAAAAGCTCCTGACGGTCCTTTTTTCCGATATCCGGGGGTTTACTTCCATCTCCGAGCGGCTGGAGCCGGAAGCCCTGGTGTCCTTTTTAAATGAATACATGAGCATCATGTCCACGATCATCCTGAATTACTCGGGATTTCTGGATAAGTTCATCGGCGATGCCATTATGGCTGTCTACTGTGCACCTATTGTCCGGGAAGATCATGCCCTGTTGGCCTGCCGGGCTGCCCTGGACATGCGAACAGCCCTGGCCGGAATCAATCGGAATCTGCATCAGAAGAATTTTCCGCAGATAAAAATCGGCATCGGCATCAATTCCGGTGAAATGATCGTCGGCAATATGGGTTCCAGGGAACGGATGGATTATACGGTCCTGGGGGATAATGTCAACCTGGCCTCGCGGCTGGAAGGAATTACCAAGGTTTATGGGGTGGATGTGGTAATCAGCGAGCACACCTGTCAGCTTGTCCGGGATGAATTTGTCGTCCGGGAGCTTGATATGGTCCGGGTGAAAGGAAAAACGCAGCCGGTGAAAATATTTGAGCTTATGGGCAGGAAGGAAGAAGCGGCCCATTATGAACCTCTGCTGCGAAGCTTTGCCGAAGGGCTCAGGGTTTACCGGAATCAGCGGTGGGAGGAAGGGCTCAGGAAGTTTCAGAAGGTTTTGGAGATTTGCCCCTCCGATGGGCCCTCGAAATACTATCTTGACCGCTGCCGTCAATACCTGCATTCTCCTCCAGTGCCTGACTGGGATGGCGTACTTACCCTGACGGCTAAATAAGGAACCGAATCGAGACTGTGTTTGCATCCCGTTTCAGAAACGATGCCGCTTAAGCCAGGTGAAATGTCCACTGGACCGATAGACGGTTCTGGAACAAAAAATTGGCTCTTGAAAGCTTTTTTGTAGTATTATATTGATAAGGATAAGGTGCTCATAAGCTCTTTTATCTTACTATTTAATGTTATGAGCATTATTTTACGGTTATTATAAAAAGGCTGGTAGAAATGTATAAAATTATAGATCTTCATGACTTGCCAGATGAGGATGTAAAACTTGTCGAGGAATTAGTTGAATTCCTAGAAGAAAAAGCAAAAAAAGCTGGCTTGCAGGGAGAAAGAAACAATGGATCACAAAGAGGAAAAAATCAACTTTGCCACTTGGTCTTCCGATGTGATTGGTAAGTTGACCAGAGAAGAGATTTATGACTACCTCTGAGATTGCTTTTATAGATAGCAATATTCTTGTTTATGCTTCACAGACCTTTTCTCAATTCTTTTTACCTGCCAAACAACTCAGAGATAAGGGAATGAGAGGTGAATTACCTCTTTGTGTTTGTCCCCAGATACTCATAGAGTTCTTTGCCGTAATAACCAGTCCCAAGAGAGTAACACACCCCTGTACCCAAGGGGAAGCTATTGTTGAAATCAAAAAGTACATCGAGTCTAGAAATATTATTAAGTTTTCTCCTCAGGAAGATACTCTGGATAGAACAATTGCTCTTTTGGAAAAATATGAGATCAAGAGGCAATTGTAACCAAGAACACTGTGAGTATCAATGCCAACTCAAGATAGATCGTATGGATTACCGTGCACTGAGGAATAAAAGAGATAATCCCGATCACTCATTATACGGGAAGAAAGGAAAAAAATATGGAAATCCAGGAAATTGATCTGGATGGGCGCAAGCTGAAAGGGGTAAGGATACCGACGGGAAATACCGTTATCCTGGTTATTGAAGCTCCGGGAGGATTTCTTGGCTGTGGCTATTTTGACATCGAGACAGCCAATAAAGTCAAAGATATTGCAGCTATCGTCACCGGTGTCAGGACCTTTCAGGACATGCTGGACAAGCCGGTCCAAAAGGTCAGCCAGTCTGCTCAGGAACTGGGAATTACCGTAGGATCTTCGGGGCTTGAGGCGCTCCGGAAGATGCTGGCCGGTGAATTGATCTGATTGATGGGCATCGCACGCGGGTTGTGGAAGCGGGCAGCTCATGATTACTGAAGCGGTCACATGATCACGGAAGCAATGATTGGCGGAAGATGCAGATGAGGCAATATCCGTGGATAGATCACATTTCCCAAAAACATCATGGCCAGAACAGCTCCGGTGAATCCCAGAATGCACTGCTTCTCTTTCCTGATGCCCCGCATCCAGAGGGTGGCGGATTCTCCCCTGTCCATTGACCTGCGCAAAGGGTTCGGAACAAGCCGGGGGACGCTCTGATAATATTTGGACCATGCATCGGGAAATTTACTTTTTAATCTTTCCTCTTCCCGGAAAATCACCGGATAGTAAACAAGGAGAAAGAAAAGAAATGTACAGCCCAGGAGAACAGGTCTTTGAACAGCCAGACAGAAGCCGATAGCCATAATCATGCTGCCAAGATAAAGCGGATTCCGGGTGTATCGGTACGGCCCCTGAGTGCAGAGAGTGACATTTTTCTGGATATGGCTGGCCGCCCAGATCCTGATCAACAACCCCACCAGAGCGACTCCGATACCTGGCCACCAGATTCCCCTGGTGCAGGAAAGCAAGACCACCGCCCCTAATGCCCAGCCTAAAAAAAATCTCTGCCTTTCACTTAATTTTCTCTGCCTGGTGTTTTGCATCTTTAGTATTACCCTCACTCATTACCTCTTGATTTCTTCAGTACCCGGTACGTATTGTCCTGGTATTTCTCCTGCTTCGACCGTCGTATTTTCCTTCTAGCATATCGTGAAAAGCTGTTCGCTGTCAACAGCTTTGGTGAGATGTGGAGCGGGGGGAAAATGCTGCCCTGCGCTCAATGTTAAGGAGCTGCTTTTATTCTGACTCCTGACTTCTGACTTCTGACTTCTGACTTCTGGCTCCTGACTCCTGACTTCTGACTATGGCACAAAGTGCAATTTGCGGCCGCGATATCCCGCTCCTTGTGGCAAAGAAAGCAGGAGCTTTTCATATTGGGCAGGAACGAACCTTCCCCATGAGCAACATCTCTATGGCAGGGCATACATTTTGAAATCGTGCCGATTTTTTCCATTACCTGGATATGCTTGACGTGGTTTAAGGTAATCAGCCGGTCTGGCCGGGCATGGTTGTCTATATCTTCTATTTGGTGGCATCCTGATTGAGTGCAGGACACCGGCTCGCAGATTGTTGGCTGTATCGCTGTTGGTTCTGGTTGTACGAGATTTGCCTGACAATTCCGCGCCGATAAGGAAGAGGGGAAAGAAGGGAAAGTCGGATCGAGGAATTCCAGATGAGTGAATGCCGTCTCGACCTGGCTTTGGAGAAAACCCAGGAACCCTGGGCGGGCGTGGCAATGTATACAGGCACTTCCCTGGGAATTAACCGGGCTGTGTTTGGATTTTCTCCAGGTAGCGGCAATGTTTGATGTTTCATGGCAACGAAGACAAAACCAGGCAGTAGAGGATATTTTGATCCCAACAACAGTCATCACACTCATAAGGGAGATACCTGAGCC
This portion of the bacterium genome encodes:
- a CDS encoding isoprenylcysteine carboxylmethyltransferase family protein → MQNTRQRKLSERQRFFLGWALGAVVLLSCTRGIWWPGIGVALVGLLIRIWAASHIQKNVTLCTQGPYRYTRNPLYLGSMIMAIGFCLAVQRPVLLGCTFLFFLLVYYPVIFREEERLKSKFPDAWSKYYQSVPRLVPNPLRRSMDRGESATLWMRGIRKEKQCILGFTGAVLAMMFLGNVIYPRILPHLHLPPIIASVIM
- a CDS encoding DUF1805 domain-containing protein, coding for MEIQEIDLDGRKLKGVRIPTGNTVILVIEAPGGFLGCGYFDIETANKVKDIAAIVTGVRTFQDMLDKPVQKVSQSAQELGITVGSSGLEALRKMLAGELI
- a CDS encoding NapC/NirT family cytochrome c codes for the protein MRKLKKLLIIAGSGISLMSVMTVVGIKISSTAWFCLRCHETSNIAATWRKSKHSPVNSQGSACIHCHARPGFLGFLQSQVETAFTHLEFLDPTFPSFPSSLSARNCQANLVQPEPTAIQPTICEPVSCTQSGCHQIEDIDNHARPDRLITLNHVKHIQVMEKIGTISKCMPCHRDVAHGEGSFLPNMKSSCFLCHKERDIAAANCTLCHSQKSGVRSQKSEVRSQKSGVRIKAAP
- a CDS encoding adenylate/guanylate cyclase domain-containing protein — its product is MKNSRKTLAWGFIISLSISLAMMGLYVGHPRFMEVIELKAFDLRFRWRGCIPQGPEVVIAAIDQKSIDELGRWPWPRSRMKRLVDELKAAGARVVAFDITFPSPELDPESSEEHALELVKNLNSSALSIDRQQIRKALSRLDPDRDFSLAIRKAGNVILGMFFFLSPQEVPTGKRLRPAPPYLVSQRYPLVQQLGPVASDSPIIPQGYGYEASLDMLGACALASGAFNMYPDFDGTIRWAPLIIAYQGNYYPSLDMQVIRHYWGLNGDSILIQMGEHGVESLLLEGMPVPVDARGHLLINYRGPHDTYAHYSICDILSRRIPAEKLRDRIVLVGATATGIYDMRYTPYNIMAGVEIHANILDSLLHLDFLSLPGHYILVDLCLLLAVGLLLGFLLPLTRPLVGLSLTAALLAGYTGFNHYLFSSRGMWINLVYPAAEIMVIFTMITLYRYATEEKEKKRIKNSFERYLAPDLVQELIQNPQMLSLGGEKKLLTVLFSDIRGFTSISERLEPEALVSFLNEYMSIMSTIILNYSGFLDKFIGDAIMAVYCAPIVREDHALLACRAALDMRTALAGINRNLHQKNFPQIKIGIGINSGEMIVGNMGSRERMDYTVLGDNVNLASRLEGITKVYGVDVVISEHTCQLVRDEFVVRELDMVRVKGKTQPVKIFELMGRKEEAAHYEPLLRSFAEGLRVYRNQRWEEGLRKFQKVLEICPSDGPSKYYLDRCRQYLHSPPVPDWDGVLTLTAK